GGATAACGCGATAAAATATTGTGTAAAACCACCAGAAATTACCATTTATACTCGTAATAAAGATAAAGAAATTATAATAAGTGTCATTGATAATGGCATAGGAATTGCTAAGAAAGATCAGAAGTTGATCTTCGAAAGATTCTATCGTGTGTCCACGGGGAATTTGCATGACGTGAAGGGATTCGGCTTGGGACTATCATATGTGAAGAAAATCGTTGAGGCTCATGGTGGAAGGATAGACGTGGAAAGCTCCCTTGAAAAAGGTAGTTGTTTTGACATCATTTTACCTTTAACCGTAAAAAAGCAAAAAATAAAGAGAACCTTATTTTTCTAAATTCGTATATTTTTACAGAGAATTAAAAAATGAGAATTATTTAAAACAACATAGCTATGGATGAGAAAATTAAAATTTTATTGGCAGAGGATGATACCAACTTGGGTATGCTTCTTAAAGAATATTTGAGAGCTAAAGGTTTTGAGACCGTTTTATGTGAGGATGGAGAGATTGCATATGAAAGGTTTTTGAACGAACCGTTTGACATTTGCATTTTCGACGTGATGATGCCTAAAAAAGATGGTTTTACGCTTGCGAAAGAAGTTAGACAGATCAATAGCGAAATTCCGATTATTTTCTTGACGGCTAAGTCGATGAAAGAAGATGTGTTGGAAGGATTCAAGTTAGGAGCCGATGATTATATGAGCAAACCTTTCAGTATGGAAGAGTTGTTGCTTCGTATCGAGGCTGTCTTGAGAAGATCAACCGGGTTGAAACCGGAAGACGAACAAGAGATCTTCAAGATTGGTAAGTTAACATTCAA
The window above is part of the Butyricimonas paravirosa genome. Proteins encoded here:
- a CDS encoding response regulator transcription factor, whose translation is MDEKIKILLAEDDTNLGMLLKEYLRAKGFETVLCEDGEIAYERFLNEPFDICIFDVMMPKKDGFTLAKEVRQINSEIPIIFLTAKSMKEDVLEGFKLGADDYMSKPFSMEELLLRIEAVLRRSTGLKPEDEQEIFKIGKLTFNSKKQTLFDGEEEQKLTTKESELLRLLCLNVNKVLERNYALKNIWADDNYFNARSMDVYITKLRKHLKKDPSVEIINVHGKGYKLIL